A window of the Euzebya pacifica genome harbors these coding sequences:
- a CDS encoding ACT domain-containing protein, giving the protein MRFALRLSLPDRRGALSAVASAIGRAGANIVSLDVVGIADGMAIDDVTVQSDVPADILRRAVEEVPSVVVEAIRETDTFRDPTAPLGLASEMVAAGSGAVPMLVNGLIDALWVSWAMVVAASITGPQVLHASGDVPGIDELETPWLPIEDLRRLTRAPWMPAAWRDQHDLEVVAAPLSQRNTALLVGRTEGPRFLDSELTQLQRLARIAVKVEVMAGNGNGAAR; this is encoded by the coding sequence ATGCGTTTCGCCCTGCGTCTCTCCCTTCCCGATCGACGAGGTGCGCTGAGCGCCGTGGCAAGCGCCATCGGCCGCGCCGGCGCCAACATCGTCTCCCTGGACGTGGTCGGGATCGCCGACGGCATGGCCATCGACGACGTGACGGTGCAGTCCGACGTGCCGGCGGACATCCTCCGTCGCGCCGTGGAGGAGGTGCCGTCGGTGGTCGTGGAGGCCATCCGCGAGACCGACACCTTCCGGGACCCGACGGCCCCGTTGGGGCTGGCCAGCGAGATGGTTGCCGCTGGGTCCGGGGCGGTCCCGATGCTGGTCAACGGCCTGATCGACGCCCTGTGGGTGTCGTGGGCGATGGTCGTCGCCGCCAGCATCACGGGCCCCCAGGTGCTGCACGCCTCCGGTGACGTCCCCGGCATCGACGAGCTCGAGACCCCGTGGCTGCCCATCGAGGACCTGCGACGGCTCACCCGTGCGCCGTGGATGCCCGCGGCCTGGCGTGATCAGCACGACCTCGAGGTCGTGGCGGCCCCGCTGTCGCAGCGCAACACCGCGCTGCTGGTCGGCCGGACCGAGGGCCCCCGTTTCCTCGACAGCGAGCTGACCCAGCTGCAACGGCTGGCCCGCATCGCCGTCAAGGTCGAGGTCATGGCCGGCAACGGCAACGGCGCCGCTCGGTAG
- a CDS encoding cell wall-binding repeat-containing protein: MGSATGAANCGSIDGQMRFLPTPRSTLVVLLIPFALLGGLVPAPAADGDPARSVDTHEATGGGSTAPEGGLVDDGWLPGPEGSAFAGFEGEPAPGGGPVWPGVRLDARRTTLSDGKNVDVQILHLDPGADVSVRPTLAGGSVRGTATVAAQSGDPLAGSVAATNGGFWLRDPYGEPNGFFAIDGRLVSDAESQGVGPRGTVGWTADGRVVIDRIDTTQTLVLANGANLDVDGINRGHREYDELFADGIDSLLAYTPDHGGPVAVTEPRQPPPPEPEPTPAPTDPDQPAPPPLPGAEPEQPPVDLAVLRIAAGAWPAAGGIGGTVIGISRDSAGTFEAGGGEVIVVATGADAGALDGVEVGDQVGLSTTSTALDPTRDEAWAQVLHGLAGGPMIVKDSRPTDPGDWVSEGFEPQIHSDVRAPRTAIGVTADGRLLMVTADGRRPGITHGFTIGELAEYMISLGAVEALSLDGGGSSQMVVDGVLRNSPCCDSAIRTVATSLQVVHDYSFTTTSRLQGAGRIDTAVAIARAAHPSGSSTAVLAVSSSFPDALAGGPLAAALGGPLLLTGTSSVPAQTVQALRDLGVSSVRLLGGEAVIAPEVVTQLEAAGFAVSRLAGDSRFDTAAVMARAVQSAGGGDGPSRAFLVPAFTFPDALIAAGPGGLLGMPVLLTQPAELHPAAADVLRGVDEVVVIDSDGQLSAAVTDQLRALGVVVTRLGGGGRYATSGAVNDWLAQQMTLSAEVIVARGDDFPDALAGGPLAAARQGRLMLVPSMTLDTDPATAAWFASNAGSIGAMRILGGPVAVSSYTQWQLDRLATG; the protein is encoded by the coding sequence ATGGGTTCTGCCACGGGGGCAGCGAACTGCGGCAGCATCGATGGGCAGATGCGCTTCCTCCCCACACCCCGATCCACCCTCGTTGTCCTCCTGATCCCGTTCGCCCTGCTCGGCGGGCTGGTCCCGGCACCCGCTGCGGACGGTGACCCTGCCCGCTCGGTGGACACCCACGAGGCCACGGGCGGAGGGTCCACCGCCCCCGAGGGCGGCCTGGTGGACGACGGCTGGCTGCCCGGCCCCGAGGGATCGGCGTTCGCGGGCTTCGAGGGCGAGCCAGCCCCCGGCGGCGGTCCGGTCTGGCCCGGGGTGCGGCTGGACGCGCGCCGCACGACGCTGTCGGACGGCAAGAACGTCGACGTGCAGATCCTCCACCTCGACCCCGGCGCCGACGTCAGCGTCCGGCCGACGCTCGCGGGCGGCTCGGTCAGGGGCACGGCGACCGTCGCTGCCCAGAGCGGTGATCCGCTGGCCGGATCGGTGGCGGCCACCAACGGCGGGTTCTGGCTGCGCGACCCGTACGGCGAACCCAACGGCTTCTTCGCCATCGACGGTCGGTTGGTCAGCGATGCCGAGAGCCAGGGGGTGGGCCCCCGCGGCACCGTCGGCTGGACCGCCGACGGCCGGGTCGTGATCGACCGGATCGACACGACGCAGACGTTGGTCCTGGCCAACGGCGCCAACCTGGACGTGGACGGCATCAACCGGGGGCATCGCGAGTACGACGAGCTGTTCGCCGACGGCATCGACTCATTGCTGGCCTACACCCCCGACCACGGCGGGCCGGTGGCCGTGACCGAACCGCGGCAGCCCCCGCCGCCGGAGCCCGAGCCGACGCCCGCCCCGACCGACCCCGACCAGCCGGCGCCCCCTCCCCTGCCGGGTGCCGAGCCCGAGCAGCCGCCCGTCGACCTTGCCGTCCTGCGCATCGCCGCGGGGGCGTGGCCAGCTGCCGGTGGCATCGGCGGGACGGTCATCGGCATCTCCCGTGACAGCGCCGGCACCTTCGAGGCCGGCGGTGGTGAGGTCATCGTCGTGGCCACCGGCGCCGACGCTGGTGCGCTGGACGGGGTTGAGGTCGGCGACCAGGTCGGGCTGTCGACCACGTCCACGGCGCTGGACCCGACCCGGGACGAGGCGTGGGCACAGGTCCTCCACGGGCTGGCGGGCGGGCCGATGATCGTCAAGGACAGCCGCCCGACCGACCCGGGCGACTGGGTGTCGGAGGGATTCGAGCCCCAGATCCACTCCGACGTCCGGGCCCCGCGGACCGCCATCGGCGTCACCGCCGACGGGCGGCTGCTGATGGTCACCGCCGACGGGCGCCGGCCCGGCATCACCCACGGCTTCACCATCGGTGAGCTGGCCGAGTACATGATCTCCCTCGGCGCCGTGGAGGCCCTGAGCCTCGACGGCGGCGGGTCCTCCCAGATGGTCGTCGACGGGGTGCTGCGCAACTCGCCGTGCTGCGACAGCGCCATCCGCACCGTCGCCACGTCGCTGCAGGTCGTGCACGACTACTCCTTCACCACCACCTCCAGGCTGCAGGGGGCGGGCCGCATCGACACGGCCGTGGCGATCGCCCGAGCGGCCCACCCCTCCGGCTCCTCGACCGCGGTGCTGGCGGTCTCCTCCAGCTTCCCCGACGCCCTGGCCGGGGGCCCGCTGGCGGCGGCGCTGGGCGGTCCGCTGCTGCTGACCGGGACGTCGTCGGTCCCGGCCCAGACCGTCCAGGCGCTTCGGGACCTGGGCGTGTCGTCGGTCCGCCTGCTGGGCGGCGAGGCGGTCATCGCCCCCGAGGTCGTCACCCAGCTGGAGGCCGCCGGGTTCGCCGTCAGCCGGCTGGCAGGTGACAGCCGCTTCGACACCGCCGCCGTGATGGCCCGTGCGGTGCAGTCAGCCGGCGGGGGCGACGGTCCGAGCCGGGCGTTCCTCGTCCCGGCGTTCACCTTCCCCGATGCGCTGATCGCCGCCGGCCCGGGCGGGCTGCTCGGCATGCCGGTCCTCCTGACCCAGCCCGCGGAGCTGCACCCGGCCGCGGCCGACGTGCTTCGCGGGGTCGACGAGGTGGTCGTGATCGACAGCGACGGCCAGCTGTCGGCTGCCGTGACCGACCAGCTGCGCGCGCTCGGAGTCGTCGTCACCCGGCTCGGTGGCGGCGGCCGGTACGCCACGTCCGGGGCGGTCAACGACTGGCTGGCCCAGCAGATGACCCTGTCGGCGGAGGTGATCGTGGCCCGCGGTGACGACTTCCCCGACGCCCTTGCCGGGGGCCCGCTGGCCGCAGCACGGCAGGGCAGGCTGATGCTGGTCCCGTCGATGACGCTGGACACCGACCCGGCGACCGCCGCCTGGTTCGCCAGCAACGCCGGCAGCATCGGCGCGATGCGGATCCTCGGCGGCCCGGTGGCGGTGTCGAGCTACACCCAGTGGCAGCTCGACCGGCTCGCCACCGGCTGA
- a CDS encoding wax ester/triacylglycerol synthase family O-acyltransferase: MAVDRLSVLDSSFLELESPNHHMHVGGLGIFEAGLRYADVVRVLRDRIEQVPNARRRVRALPAVAGRPLWVDDPDFDLTYHVRHAALPAPGDAHQLGEFLSRLMGRALDRDRPLWEIYVIDGLEGDRVGMFRKVHLAMANGEAGDPFSVLLDEGRNELQPEVGRFNRAWHPDRPPPRSAVLADAMGSRLERVRQVGLAAVESLDPRVGLPRAGAVAESAFGLVTRLVQGAPTSPLNRRLSPHRRFATATCQLDDLRIVRRAFGGSINDIVVTVVGDAVGRLLRWRGHETKDLDLKIMVPVRVHEGATHQPGLGEAFTVGDGVVGVLAPLPVMEMDPVARLYRIMGELAGLKESRQAVAADQLVRVAGYAPPAMHALAARVVSGEQRYNIALSNAPGPQTPRFLAGNLLEESYPFIPLAGDSALSLAVSSYDGRMHFGLLGDRDTLFDIDRLSDFVTESVADLRHAAEVHLAAEQESTS; this comes from the coding sequence ATGGCTGTCGATCGGCTCAGCGTCCTCGACTCCTCCTTCCTGGAGCTGGAGTCACCCAACCACCACATGCACGTGGGTGGCCTCGGCATCTTCGAGGCCGGACTCAGGTACGCCGACGTCGTCCGTGTCCTGCGTGACCGCATCGAGCAGGTCCCCAACGCCCGCCGTCGTGTCCGTGCCCTCCCTGCCGTCGCGGGACGGCCGCTGTGGGTGGACGACCCCGACTTCGACCTGACCTACCACGTGCGTCACGCTGCCCTGCCGGCGCCCGGCGATGCCCATCAGCTCGGCGAGTTCCTGTCGCGGCTGATGGGCCGAGCGCTGGACCGCGACCGGCCGCTGTGGGAGATCTACGTGATCGACGGGCTCGAGGGCGACCGCGTCGGCATGTTCCGCAAGGTCCACCTCGCGATGGCCAACGGCGAGGCGGGCGACCCGTTCAGCGTGCTGCTGGACGAGGGTCGCAACGAGCTGCAACCAGAGGTCGGTCGGTTCAACCGGGCATGGCACCCCGACCGCCCGCCGCCCCGGTCCGCGGTGCTGGCCGATGCGATGGGCTCGCGCCTCGAACGCGTCCGGCAGGTCGGCCTGGCCGCGGTCGAGTCGCTGGACCCCCGGGTCGGGCTGCCCCGGGCCGGCGCGGTGGCCGAGTCCGCCTTCGGGTTGGTGACCCGCCTCGTGCAGGGTGCCCCGACGTCGCCGCTGAACCGTCGCCTGTCCCCACACCGCCGGTTCGCGACCGCGACCTGCCAGCTCGACGACCTGCGCATCGTCCGACGCGCGTTCGGTGGATCGATCAACGACATCGTCGTGACGGTCGTCGGTGACGCGGTCGGACGGCTGCTGCGCTGGCGGGGTCACGAGACCAAGGACCTCGACCTCAAGATCATGGTCCCCGTCCGGGTCCACGAGGGGGCGACTCACCAGCCGGGGCTGGGTGAGGCGTTCACCGTCGGCGACGGGGTCGTCGGCGTCCTCGCGCCCCTGCCGGTCATGGAGATGGATCCGGTCGCCCGGTTGTACCGGATCATGGGCGAGCTGGCCGGCCTGAAGGAGTCCCGCCAGGCCGTTGCCGCTGACCAGCTGGTCCGGGTTGCCGGCTATGCGCCGCCCGCCATGCATGCCCTGGCCGCCCGTGTGGTCTCCGGCGAGCAGCGGTACAACATCGCCCTGTCCAACGCGCCGGGCCCCCAGACCCCCCGGTTCCTCGCCGGCAACCTGCTGGAGGAGTCCTACCCGTTCATCCCGCTGGCCGGTGACTCGGCGCTGTCGTTGGCCGTGTCCTCCTACGACGGCCGGATGCACTTCGGGCTGCTCGGCGACCGGGACACCCTCTTCGACATCGACCGCCTCTCGGACTTCGTCACCGAGTCCGTGGCCGATCTGCGGCACGCTGCCGAGGTGCACCTCGCCGCTGAACAGGAGTCGACCTCGTGA
- a CDS encoding XdhC family protein, translating to MNVYDALANARGRGRRVVLLTVLAVSEDASSHSGAKMVADADGSVAGSLGCSEFDTAGVELAGEALRVGGPIRRRVTFGGHDEEERSIEVFAEVHEPEAAVLVFGANPVGCAVARQADMIGRRVTVVTPGGTTDVPPAVEVKADDPGRFLLVAPPGPNDAVLLSDHDAPYVDEVLRVALASEAGFVGMLGSRRHAPGAVRRLREAGTPEAHIARLRAPVGLDIGSRTPEEIALSIVAEILAAENGRDGGRMGLDWSQGTDGDGEEEAR from the coding sequence GTGAACGTCTATGACGCCCTTGCCAACGCCCGTGGCCGCGGCCGCCGGGTCGTCCTGCTGACGGTGCTCGCCGTCAGCGAGGACGCGTCGTCCCACAGCGGGGCCAAGATGGTCGCCGACGCCGACGGGTCCGTCGCCGGATCACTGGGCTGCTCGGAGTTCGACACCGCCGGTGTGGAGCTCGCCGGGGAGGCGCTGCGGGTCGGTGGACCGATCCGTCGACGCGTGACCTTCGGCGGGCACGACGAGGAGGAACGCAGCATCGAGGTGTTCGCCGAGGTCCACGAACCGGAGGCAGCCGTCCTGGTCTTCGGGGCCAACCCCGTCGGGTGTGCCGTCGCGCGGCAGGCCGACATGATCGGCCGGCGGGTCACGGTGGTGACTCCCGGTGGGACCACCGACGTGCCACCGGCGGTGGAGGTCAAGGCCGACGACCCCGGACGCTTCCTGCTGGTCGCCCCTCCGGGTCCGAACGACGCCGTGCTGCTCAGCGACCACGACGCCCCCTACGTCGATGAGGTCCTGCGTGTGGCGTTGGCCAGCGAAGCCGGCTTTGTCGGCATGCTGGGGTCGCGTCGCCACGCCCCCGGCGCGGTCCGCCGCCTGCGCGAGGCCGGCACCCCCGAGGCCCACATCGCCCGGCTCCGCGCGCCCGTTGGCCTGGACATCGGCAGCCGCACCCCCGAGGAGATCGCCCTGTCGATCGTCGCGGAGATCCTCGCCGCGGAGAACGGCCGCGACGGCGGCCGCATGGGGCTGGACTGGTCGCAGGGGACCGACGGCGACGGCGAGGAGGAGGCGCGGTGA
- a CDS encoding tRNA-(ms[2]io[6]A)-hydroxylase: MTGPEDRVLTVRDPLIPDERVDALRIATPPGWEEVALADLRSTMSDHAHAEKKAALSALSMLNRYPDRDDIVYRMAKLAREEIRHLDQVLTHMRARGWTLMADRPDRFAKALLAERRGGAGEAELCDKLLVAALIEARSWERLNLLSLALEDAGDPRLAAFYDELARSEAGHYRVFVELALAECPTEDVVGRLSYLAEVEAAVIATLPHQPRIH, encoded by the coding sequence GTGACCGGCCCGGAGGACCGTGTGCTGACCGTCCGCGACCCGCTGATCCCCGACGAACGGGTCGACGCGCTGCGCATCGCCACCCCACCCGGCTGGGAGGAGGTGGCCCTGGCCGACCTGCGTTCGACCATGAGCGACCACGCCCACGCCGAGAAGAAGGCGGCGCTGTCGGCGCTTTCGATGCTGAACCGCTACCCCGACCGCGACGACATCGTCTACCGGATGGCCAAGCTGGCCCGCGAGGAGATCCGCCACCTCGACCAGGTGCTGACCCACATGCGGGCCCGCGGCTGGACGTTGATGGCCGACCGGCCCGACCGCTTCGCCAAGGCCCTGCTGGCCGAACGCCGTGGCGGCGCGGGCGAGGCCGAGCTGTGCGACAAGCTGCTGGTCGCCGCGCTCATCGAGGCACGGTCGTGGGAACGGCTGAATCTGCTGTCGCTGGCGCTGGAGGATGCCGGCGACCCGCGCCTGGCGGCCTTCTACGACGAGCTCGCCCGTTCCGAGGCCGGCCACTACCGGGTGTTCGTGGAGCTGGCGCTGGCCGAGTGCCCCACCGAGGACGTCGTCGGACGCCTGTCCTACCTCGCGGAGGTGGAGGCCGCCGTCATCGCAACGTTGCCACACCAGCCGCGCATCCATTGA
- a CDS encoding 5-formyltetrahydrofolate cyclo-ligase: protein MAGPGRGRTPKDHAHDAGGDPEVLAAKAALREEAWQAVVDAEAARFPGAFHRIPNFVGAEAAAEALRDTAAWADAVTVKSNPDSPQWPVRQRALEDGKTVFMAVPRLAEAHPFVALRPDEIPVTPRKAASIKGSSVHGVPVAVEALEPVDLVITGCVAVDEAGGRLGKGGGFADLEFAIAQEAGMITEDTIVATTVHDCQVVDVGRIPVTEHDAPLDLIVTPTRVIEVRGRRPRPAGIRWDELTDDKIAAIPLLQRLAVRKDRT, encoded by the coding sequence ATGGCCGGCCCGGGACGGGGCCGTACACCGAAGGACCACGCCCACGACGCCGGCGGTGACCCCGAGGTCCTGGCCGCGAAGGCGGCCCTGCGCGAGGAGGCATGGCAGGCCGTCGTGGATGCCGAGGCCGCCCGGTTCCCCGGGGCGTTCCACCGGATCCCCAACTTCGTCGGCGCCGAGGCGGCAGCGGAAGCGTTGCGTGACACGGCCGCGTGGGCCGACGCGGTGACGGTGAAGTCCAACCCCGACAGCCCCCAGTGGCCGGTCCGGCAGCGGGCGCTGGAGGACGGCAAGACCGTCTTCATGGCGGTGCCACGCCTGGCCGAGGCGCATCCCTTCGTGGCGCTGCGACCCGACGAGATCCCGGTCACGCCGCGAAAGGCCGCCTCGATCAAGGGGTCCTCGGTCCACGGGGTCCCCGTGGCGGTCGAGGCGCTGGAGCCCGTCGACCTGGTCATCACGGGCTGCGTCGCCGTCGACGAGGCCGGTGGACGCCTGGGCAAGGGCGGCGGCTTCGCCGACCTGGAGTTCGCGATCGCCCAGGAGGCCGGGATGATCACCGAGGACACGATCGTGGCGACCACCGTGCACGACTGCCAGGTCGTCGACGTCGGGCGCATCCCCGTGACCGAGCACGACGCGCCCCTGGACCTGATCGTCACCCCCACGCGGGTGATCGAGGTCCGCGGACGACGTCCACGTCCGGCGGGGATCCGTTGGGACGAGCTGACCGACGACAAGATCGCGGCCATCCCGCTGCTGCAGCGCCTGGCCGTCCGGAAGGACCGAACGTGA
- the otsB gene encoding trehalose-phosphatase, protein MTIDWPAGPLDRACLVLDFDGTLAPIVSDPATSAMPDSTRTVLASLVGRVGRLAIVSGRPAGFLAERVGVDGAELVGLYGLERVVDGSVEPDPRVAPYLDALAAAKVAMGEEVARWEGAELEDKGRAFAVHWRRAADRDAAAVALEAMARRVAGELAVEDGKMVVELRPPVAADKGTAVALLADGFDDVCFAGDDLGDLPAFAEVRSRGGLAVAVDHGEETDPRVRAAADVVVDGTAGFADWLAARLA, encoded by the coding sequence GTGACCATCGACTGGCCCGCGGGCCCCCTCGACCGCGCCTGCCTGGTGCTGGACTTCGACGGCACCCTCGCCCCGATCGTGTCGGACCCGGCGACGTCGGCCATGCCGGACTCGACGCGGACGGTGCTGGCCTCGCTGGTCGGCCGCGTCGGTCGGCTGGCGATCGTGTCGGGTCGGCCCGCAGGGTTCCTGGCCGAACGCGTCGGCGTCGACGGCGCCGAGCTGGTCGGCCTGTACGGGCTGGAGCGGGTGGTCGACGGATCGGTCGAACCGGACCCCCGCGTCGCCCCCTACCTGGATGCCCTGGCGGCGGCGAAGGTGGCGATGGGGGAGGAGGTCGCCCGCTGGGAGGGTGCGGAGCTGGAGGACAAGGGTCGGGCGTTCGCCGTGCACTGGCGTCGGGCCGCTGACCGGGACGCGGCAGCGGTGGCGCTGGAGGCCATGGCCCGGCGTGTGGCCGGCGAGCTCGCGGTGGAGGACGGGAAGATGGTCGTCGAGCTGCGGCCGCCCGTGGCGGCCGACAAGGGCACCGCCGTCGCCCTGCTGGCCGACGGCTTCGACGACGTCTGCTTCGCCGGGGACGACCTCGGCGACCTGCCGGCCTTCGCCGAGGTCCGCTCCCGTGGGGGGCTTGCCGTCGCCGTCGACCACGGCGAGGAGACCGACCCCCGCGTGCGTGCGGCCGCCGACGTCGTCGTCGACGGCACCGCCGGCTTCGCCGACTGGCTGGCCGCCCGCCTGGCCTGA
- a CDS encoding alpha,alpha-trehalose-phosphate synthase (UDP-forming) yields the protein MSADAMETDPASTGKLIVASNRGPVSWSQADDGSWTPSRGAGGLIVALGGALQERPGTWVSVALEDGDREMSAAHDGQAFTADTGQGRFTLRLVDVGEVYDDYYNKVANRLLWFTLHQLWSEPYYPLGDGWTDAWAAYQDVNRQVAEAVVAEAGDDPTPEIHLQDYHLLTAAPHIRAAIPGARILHYIHTPWVHPTYFRRLPDPMVTAILDGLVACDVVGLSASEWTDTLRSCLVQLGGCPAVEPTPDGTWVASPRGRLLLKDFTLGIDADSLAEVAASDAAIAERDALVEQVGDRQLIVRADRTDLSKNILRGLVAYDLLLQRRPDLVDRVHFRVLLNPSRQGVPEYREYLQRCIDLGEEICGRHGESVLEIDVDNSFPRVVASMQSYDVLLTNPVIDGTNLVAKEGPALNERDGVLVLSRNAGAADTMTDAVFVNPFDVEQTVDALEHALEMGAEERARRAAALKDAASSGTPADWLSAQRRALDVAVGD from the coding sequence ATGAGCGCTGACGCGATGGAGACCGATCCGGCGAGCACCGGCAAGCTGATCGTTGCGTCCAACCGCGGCCCCGTGTCGTGGTCGCAGGCCGACGACGGCTCGTGGACACCCTCACGGGGCGCCGGCGGGCTGATCGTGGCGCTCGGCGGCGCCCTGCAGGAGCGGCCGGGAACCTGGGTGTCGGTGGCGCTGGAGGACGGCGACCGCGAGATGTCGGCCGCCCACGACGGGCAGGCGTTCACGGCCGACACCGGCCAGGGCCGCTTCACCCTGCGTCTCGTCGACGTCGGCGAGGTCTACGACGACTACTACAACAAGGTCGCCAACCGGCTGCTGTGGTTCACCCTGCACCAGCTGTGGTCCGAGCCGTACTACCCGCTCGGTGACGGCTGGACCGACGCGTGGGCGGCCTACCAGGACGTCAACCGCCAGGTTGCCGAGGCCGTCGTCGCCGAGGCCGGGGACGACCCGACCCCAGAGATCCACCTGCAGGACTACCACCTGCTGACCGCCGCCCCGCACATCCGCGCGGCGATCCCGGGCGCAAGGATCCTGCACTACATCCACACGCCGTGGGTCCACCCGACGTACTTCCGGCGGCTCCCCGACCCCATGGTCACCGCGATCCTCGACGGGCTCGTTGCCTGCGACGTCGTCGGCCTGTCGGCGTCGGAGTGGACCGACACCCTGCGCTCCTGCTTGGTCCAGCTGGGCGGCTGCCCGGCGGTGGAACCGACGCCGGACGGGACGTGGGTCGCGTCGCCGCGTGGCCGGTTGCTGCTGAAGGACTTCACGCTCGGCATCGACGCCGACAGCCTGGCCGAGGTGGCGGCATCCGACGCGGCGATCGCCGAACGCGACGCCCTGGTCGAGCAGGTCGGCGACCGCCAGCTGATCGTGCGGGCCGACCGCACGGACCTGTCCAAGAACATCCTCCGTGGCCTGGTCGCCTACGACCTGCTGCTGCAGCGTCGCCCCGACCTGGTCGACCGCGTGCACTTCCGTGTGCTGCTCAACCCCTCCCGACAGGGGGTACCGGAGTACCGCGAGTACCTGCAGCGCTGCATCGATCTGGGCGAGGAGATCTGCGGACGCCACGGCGAGTCGGTCCTGGAGATCGACGTCGACAACAGCTTCCCGCGAGTCGTGGCGTCGATGCAGTCCTACGACGTGCTGCTGACCAACCCCGTGATCGACGGGACGAACCTGGTGGCCAAGGAGGGGCCGGCCCTCAACGAACGCGACGGGGTGCTCGTCCTGTCCCGCAACGCCGGGGCGGCCGACACGATGACCGATGCGGTCTTCGTCAACCCCTTCGACGTCGAACAGACCGTGGACGCGCTCGAACACGCCCTGGAGATGGGGGCCGAGGAGCGAGCCCGCCGGGCCGCTGCCCTGAAGGACGCCGCGTCGTCGGGCACCCCGGCTGACTGGCTGAGCGCACAACGTCGCGCCCTGGACGTGGCCGTCGGCGACTGA
- a CDS encoding lipoyl protein ligase domain-containing protein: MTAPAARSADDWILLGLERGPSDELLARSPELLEEAGNDGRPRIRWYVSTDEAIVLGRGQRDAKPVAGHTRLQRHSGGGAVLMDAELLSCDVVLPAGHPWLDDADLGAVFAPIGAAWMAALADLGVHDLAVHTGAATASRLGPEHLRPLAEVCYASLGKGEVIASGRKLVGLSQRRRQSGALIQCGIHRTWRPGPLIEALDVEVAREAIEAAAVGIDDLLTPPVSDASIVRAVQDRLLAADR; encoded by the coding sequence ATGACCGCCCCCGCGGCGCGTTCCGCCGATGACTGGATCCTGCTCGGCCTCGAGCGCGGCCCGTCCGACGAGCTGCTGGCCAGAAGCCCCGAGCTGCTGGAGGAGGCCGGCAACGACGGTCGTCCCCGCATCCGCTGGTACGTCTCGACCGACGAGGCGATCGTGCTCGGCCGCGGCCAGCGCGACGCCAAGCCCGTCGCTGGGCACACCCGGCTGCAGCGCCATTCCGGCGGCGGTGCGGTCCTGATGGACGCCGAGCTGCTGTCGTGCGACGTCGTCCTGCCGGCTGGCCACCCCTGGCTGGACGACGCCGACCTCGGGGCCGTGTTCGCCCCGATCGGTGCGGCGTGGATGGCCGCCCTGGCCGACCTCGGTGTGCACGACCTGGCCGTCCACACCGGCGCGGCCACCGCCAGCCGGCTGGGCCCCGAGCACCTGCGTCCGCTCGCCGAGGTCTGCTACGCCTCCCTCGGCAAGGGCGAGGTGATCGCGAGCGGCCGCAAGCTGGTCGGGCTGTCCCAGCGTCGCCGCCAGTCCGGCGCGCTGATCCAGTGCGGCATCCACCGCACCTGGCGGCCCGGCCCGCTGATCGAGGCCCTGGACGTCGAGGTGGCCCGCGAGGCCATCGAGGCAGCCGCGGTCGGCATCGACGACCTGCTGACCCCACCGGTGAGCGACGCCTCGATCGTCCGGGCCGTCCAGGACCGGCTGCTCGCCGCCGACCGATGA
- a CDS encoding DUF3467 domain-containing protein has translation MSDTDPQQPQPPQQPRVNIKVDDDERFGTYANFLVVSHSAHEFTLDFCQIMPGGEPGKVQAEVVSRVKIAPTMVGKVIRALNTNMTGYEDKFGMVAEIG, from the coding sequence ATGAGCGACACCGACCCGCAGCAGCCCCAGCCGCCCCAGCAGCCCCGCGTCAACATCAAGGTCGACGACGACGAGCGGTTCGGCACCTACGCCAACTTCCTCGTCGTCAGCCACTCGGCGCACGAGTTCACCCTCGACTTCTGCCAGATCATGCCGGGCGGCGAGCCGGGCAAGGTGCAGGCGGAGGTCGTCTCGCGTGTCAAGATCGCCCCGACGATGGTCGGCAAGGTCATCCGGGCGCTGAACACCAACATGACCGGGTACGAGGACAAGTTCGGCATGGTTGCCGAGATCGGCTGA